Part of the Quercus robur chromosome 5, dhQueRobu3.1, whole genome shotgun sequence genome, TATGAATTCACCCTTCTCACTTTATGGTTTCTTACACCGCGTTTCGTGTTGCCCATTAGGTCTGATTCTCACTGCCCTTTCTCAGTTTGAGGTGGGCAGCAATTCTGCCACAGTTCCAGTCCCTATGAGCGAGGTCACGGCCTTCTTCACTCGTTTCGATCAGCCCGAGGTTAATGACCTCGATCCCATGGACTTTTGGGGTTCTGGGCCTCCCTATGTTGACTTCCATGCTTTTAGAATCCCTGGGGATTATGTTTCTCACTTGGAGGCAATTTACAGTAACCATGGGGACTTCATGCAAGGATTCCTTCTTGGCCATTCCACTAGAGAGCacttttttaagttgttggggAGTGTGATGAACGACATTGAGCACAACTTCATTGATACCATTTCCACCGAGAGGATCTTGCAATAGAGGGCTACAGTGCAGGAGCTTGTTAGTATAGGCTTTGCTATAGAGTTCATCTTGAACCATCTTCATGAGATTGCCCAAGCCTTCTTCATGAAGAAGATTTAGCTTGCTATTAATGCCATTAACACACGCATTAAGGCTTTGAGGAAGGAGGTGGCGGACTTGGAGGGACATTGTGAGCGCCTTGTTTCTAGTGTTGGTGGTCCAGTCGCTTAGGAGATCAGAATCTTATTTCCGAACTTCGTTGATTATGTAGTTTCCCTTTTGTTCCCTTTCCCTTATTCCCTTATCTAGCACACTTTATGTTTTCTACAATACTTATTTGGCAAGTCTTACATGACTGCTATAGTTTGGGTTTGTAAGCTATGATACTACACTTGCTACTACTTTTGCTATTACTATGACTATGATGCCATATGCTTTCTAATACTTCATAGCTTTTcattacatttttataaaaGCATGTTACAATATTGCCTGTCACATAGTCACTTGAAGGAAAGGAAACATAGAACTCATTAAACAAAAGGGATAACTACATGactttcttttaagcataataattttttagccACTTGCCATTGATGGGATCCATCAGATCTTTTCCATCCATTTAAACTAAATGATAATACCCACTTGCATGTGCTTctcttatcacaaggggtccctCCCATTTTGGTGAAAACTTAAATGGTCCTACCATATCTCGCCTAACATGGTCTGTTGCCTTTAGCACAAGTTGTCCATCTGCAAACACTCTTTCTTTAGTCATCCTGCTATAGGCTTCGGCCATCTTTTGTCTGTATCAGCAACTGCGTTCTTGCGCCTCTTCCCTTTTTTCGTCAAGCTCTTCTAAGTCTTCACACCTTCCTGCCATAAAGACTCccttctcttttccttcttccacATCTGCATGACTCTTAAAGAAGGAGTCATCACTTCTACTGGGCTCATTATCTCTATTTCGTAGACTAAGAAAAAGGTGAAAACCCTGTAGCTGACTTTGGCGATTTTCTGTAAGCCCAAAGAGCGTTTGATAGATACGTCGCCCATCCTCCCATATATTCTTGGCTCATTTTGCTGATGATCTTTATGAGGGTCTTGTTTGTTGCCTCTGCATGCCTATTCCCTTGAGAGTAATAGGGTGATGACCGATAGTGCTTAACTTGGTAGAACTCTAGCATCTTCCTTACATCGTTGTTGACAAAGGGTGTGTCATTGTCACTGATGATCCTATGGGATACCCCAAACCTGACAATTATGTTCTCTTTGATGAATTTTGCTACTGCTCCTTTCGTGGCTTTATAGAGTGGTACTGCTTCtgcccatttggtgaaatactCTATAGCCACTAGGATCCATATGTCTCCGCATGATGGTGGATTGACTAGTCCCACCAAATCAAGCTCCCAAGTGTGGAAGGGCCAAGGGATGACCATGCTGTGTAAGTTCTGTAGATGAGTAGGAATCAAGTTGGCTTGTACTTGGCAACTGTGgcattttttcacaaattttgttttgtctctCTTTATAGTGGACCAGTAGTAACCCATTCGTAGAAGGAATCTGTACAAATTTTTCTTCCCCTAGTGCTCCCCACACTCTCTTGTGTGTACTTCTTTTATCATCTCACTTGCTTCCTTGAGACCCAAACATTGTAATGGGTCCCTATCATACCCTTTCTTGAAAAGGACTCTGTCATGCAAAAAGTAACATATTGTCAATCTCTTAAGCTTATATCTTTCACTGTGCCTTTGTGGCAAGATACCTTCTGTTAGGTGCTACACGAATGGACTCCTCTAGTCTTCGCTGATGAATACAATGTAACTTTCCTCTCTATCTGTTGTAAGCTGGTAGGTCTCGCATTGGATTTGGACTTGATCTACTTCCTTGCCCATGCTTGGCCAATAGAAACCTGCCCTTTGAAGTCTACAGTAAAGATTGACCTCCCCGCAAAATCCGCAGGTCTTATCATGCACTTCCTTCAACTTTCTTTGAGCTTCCTCCTGCCCCACGCATCTTGGCAGGACCCCACCTGGCATCCTACAATACAATTCTCCTCTTACTAAGGCGTAGTCTTTTAGCGCCTTCAATTTTGCCATGTCTTCTTCTCTCGTCAAAACTTCCTTTATAGGAATCCTCCAACTTCTTCACATTGTTCCTCTTGGAACCTTTCCT contains:
- the LOC126728454 gene encoding uncharacterized protein LOC126728454 codes for the protein MVIPWPFHTWELDLVGLVNPPSCGDIWILVAIEYFTKWAEAVPLYKATKGAVAKFIKENIIVRFGVSHRIISDNDTPFVNNDVRKMLEFYQVKHYRSSPYYSQGNRHAEATNKTLIKIISKMSQEYMGGWATYLSNALWAYRKSPKSATGFSPFS